The Novosphingobium kaempferiae genome includes a window with the following:
- a CDS encoding AAA family ATPase, whose protein sequence is MGWSLLLSGPSGTGKSAYARHLAQRMGLEVEDCRGADLLSPYVGGTEAKIARRRCGDRGTELRL, encoded by the coding sequence TTGGGCTGGAGCCTGCTGCTCTCCGGCCCCTCGGGCACCGGCAAGTCCGCCTATGCCCGCCATCTGGCGCAGCGAATGGGGCTGGAGGTTGAGGACTGCCGCGGCGCGGACCTGCTCAGCCCCTACGTCGGCGGCACCGAGGCGAAGATCGCCCGTCGCCGATGCGGCGATCGTGGAACAGAACTTCGACTATGA
- a CDS encoding DUF4139 domain-containing protein, translated as MARLHLAVILAAGAMPSVGMAQDTRMVVSPGPARVALTVYRSAYARGEIDRANPRGFAMVTETRKVRLPRGRAELRFEGVAEGIVPVSAVIEGLPGGTIEKNRDARLLSPASLIDGTLGREVTITRTDRATGRAISEEATIVAGPQQGVVLRTTSGIEALRCSGLPEKLAFRSVPTGLSSKPVLSVTTDSPSARTVTVRLSYLAYGFDWRASYVATQAGDGRTLDLFAWLTLANGNGQAFAQAEVNAVAGRLNRVVTPQMQAAIARLRLSCFPLGTTTSDLKSRSAPQQEIIVTAQRRFEGAPPPLAVAMAAPAPPPPPPPPPPEDLGDLKLYRVPEQVTVTPRAQKQVALLARGGIPFERRYRRAVSPWQMLDGAPTTIVLVLHNESAAGLGFFEICI; from the coding sequence ATGGCCCGGCTCCATCTCGCCGTCATCCTCGCGGCCGGGGCCATGCCGTCGGTGGGTATGGCGCAGGATACGCGGATGGTCGTCTCTCCCGGTCCCGCACGGGTCGCACTGACCGTCTATCGCTCCGCCTATGCCCGGGGAGAAATCGACCGCGCGAACCCGCGCGGCTTCGCAATGGTCACCGAAACCCGCAAGGTACGCCTGCCGCGCGGCCGCGCGGAGCTTCGTTTCGAGGGCGTCGCCGAAGGCATCGTTCCCGTCAGCGCGGTGATCGAGGGGCTACCTGGAGGCACGATCGAGAAGAACCGCGACGCGCGCCTCCTCTCGCCCGCGTCGCTGATCGACGGAACGCTGGGCCGCGAGGTGACGATTACCCGCACGGATAGGGCGACCGGCCGCGCGATCAGCGAGGAAGCGACGATCGTCGCGGGCCCGCAACAGGGCGTCGTTCTTCGCACCACCAGCGGTATCGAGGCGCTCCGATGTTCCGGCCTCCCCGAGAAGCTGGCATTTCGCAGCGTACCCACCGGCCTGTCGAGCAAGCCGGTACTGAGCGTGACGACCGACAGCCCCTCCGCCCGCACGGTCACGGTGCGGCTCAGCTACCTTGCCTACGGCTTCGACTGGCGGGCGAGCTATGTCGCGACGCAGGCCGGCGATGGCCGCACCCTGGACCTGTTCGCGTGGCTGACGCTGGCGAACGGCAACGGGCAGGCGTTTGCCCAGGCCGAAGTCAACGCCGTCGCGGGCCGCCTCAACCGCGTTGTCACACCTCAGATGCAGGCTGCGATCGCGCGTTTGCGCCTGTCGTGCTTCCCGCTTGGAACGACCACATCCGACCTTAAATCGCGAAGTGCGCCGCAACAGGAGATCATCGTCACCGCGCAACGGCGGTTCGAGGGGGCACCACCACCATTGGCGGTGGCCATGGCAGCTCCGGCACCGCCACCGCCGCCTCCTCCTCCACCGCCCGAGGATTTGGGCGACCTGAAACTCTATCGCGTACCGGAGCAGGTCACCGTCACGCCGCGCGCACAAAAGCAGGTCGCGCTGCTGGCGCGCGGGGGCATCCCTTTCGAGCGCCGCTACCGCCGGGCCGTCTCGCCCTGGCAGATGCTGGACGGCGCGCCGACCACCATCGTGCTGGTCCTGCATAATGAAAGCGCGGCGGGCCTTGGCTTTTTTGAAATTTGTATTTGA